The DNA window TCCGCCCGACCGCAATTTCAAACCCTCCCACGCTCTCCAACTTCTTGTCCAGTTCGGACAGGACAACCAGTCCCTCAACGGCGTCTGTCTGGTCcggcgaggccgagctggctcGGATCAACCGCGCCGCCATACCCGTAGAGACATCAAACACCATGCCGCCCACCAGCGGGCCCAGACCACCGGGCTCTGCCTTGCCCGTGGCGGGATTGACGCAGGTGAgctcgacctcggcgccggcaCCGATTCCGACTGACAAGACCCGCGCGTagaccagctcgccctgcTTCAGCATCGGTCTTGTTTTCTTCGTTGCGCCCTCAAAGGAcagctggcccagcaggGCATGCGCCGTATGTGGGGTCACCATGCAGTGGAAGTAGTCGGCGCTGGAGTGGTGGATCTGTGCGATGATGAGGTCATTGGTGGTCGGGAGGTAGCGGCGATTAGAGAATGAGAGAAGGGATACGGTGTTTCGTTTGGCATCGGTCGTCAATAGACCGGCTTGTGTTGCTGTGAGGACATGGCCGGCCGCCGCTGATGTGGATGGCTGCGATAGTAACCGGAGTCCGGGACCCAATTTGAGAGGATTGTTGTTTTTGGTTGGAGGCAAATGGTCGGAGGGCACCTCTTCGCCAGGGAGTAAGACGAGCGGCGTCGTCATGGTAGAAAGCTGATTATTGCGAGGGAGTGAATGAATTGCAAGCACtcgaaagaagaaaacgcTTATCGGATGTCCTTACATAAGCACAGTCAAAAAGTTTTTCCCCCGCTGGCCTTGATCCATCCACTCTTTCACTTTCCTCAACATCAATATATTTCTTGCAAAATGGGTGACGCGGCTAACGGTGTCTCTGCGGAGACAGAGAGATTTGCCATTGGTATCTCCTTTGGCAACACATCCAGCTCCATTGCTCGTATTTCGTCCGTACGTGTGAAGAGCCTTCGACTGGTCCCCGATCAAAACTGACATGTCGTTCATATAGGAGGGCAAGGCTGAGGTGATTGCCAACGAGGAAGGAGGTGAGTCTTTGCTTTCGCCCAGTTCTGTCAGATTCGTTGCCATTTTCTGACTTGCCTAGATCGTCAAATTCCTAGCATTCTCTCTTACATCGAGGGAGAGGAATACCACGGCACGCAGGCCAAGGCACAGCTCCTTCGCAACCCCAACAACACTATCGCATACTTTCGGGACTACCTGGGCAAGGACTTCAAGTCGATTGACCCGACTCCATGCCACCAGTCGGCCCACCCGCAGCAGAGCGACTCGACCGTGGCGTTCTCGGTCCGCGACTCTCCCAGCTCCGAGACCCCCAACATCGTCACCGTCTCGGAGGTCACCACCCGCCATCTCCGTCGTTTGAAACAGTCCGCTGCCGACTTCCTGGGTAAGGAAGTCAACGCGGCCGTCATCACCGTTCCCACCAACTTCTCCGATGCCCAGCGTGAGGCCCTGGTTGCtgcggccaaggaggccggcATCGAGGTGCTGCAGCTGATCCATGAGCCCGTTGCGGCTGTCATGGCTTACGATGCTCGTCCCGAAGCGACCGTTACCGACAAGCTGGTTGTGGTGGCCGACCTGGGCGGTACCCGGTCCGATGTGGCCGTGGTGGCCTGCCGCGGCGGCATGTACACCATTCTGGCTACTGCCCACGACTATGAGCTGGGCGGTGCATCCTTGGAccagatcatcatcgatcACTTCGCCAAGGAATTCATCAAGAAGCACAAGACCGACCCGCGCGAGAACGCCCGCGGCCTGGCCAAGCTGAAGTCGTTTGGTGAGGGCACCCGCAAGACTCTCAGCCagaccaccaacgcccaACTGAGCATTGAGAGCTTGGCGGACGGCATTGACTATCACTCCACTGTCAACCGCACTCGGTTCGAGCTGCTGTCGAACAAGGTCTTTGCTCAGTTCACCGGTTTGATCGAGCAGgtggtcaagaaggccgaccTTGATGTCCTGGACATCGATGAGGTACCGTTCCTCTTTTCCAATGATTTACACGTATACTGACATTCGAACCAGGTTATCTTCTCCGGTGGTACCTCGCACACCCCCAAGATTGCCCAGCTGGCGCACAACATCTTCCCCGAGAAGACCAACATCCTGGCCccctcgacctcgtccacggCCATCAACCCCTCCGAGCTGTCCGCCCGCGGTGCCGCCTTCCAGGCGTCCCTGATCCAGGAGTTCGACAGCGAGGACATCGAACAGTCCATCCACCCGATGGTCACCGTGACACCGCACCTGAGCAAGGCGATCGGCGTGGAAATCACCTCGGCCGCCAGCAAGACGGCCTTCCAGCCCCTCCTGGACGCTGAGACCGCCATTCCCGCCCGCCGCATTGCGCAGTACCTTGCCCCCAAGGAGGGCGGCGACGTGCTCGTGCGCGTGTGCGAGGGCACTCGCTCGATCAAGGTCACCAAGCCCGagcccaaggccaaggctgagaagccggcccaggatgatgaggatgactcGGACTTTGACGActccgaagaggaggaggatgatctTCGCGAGGTTGTCTGGAAGGCGGAGAAGCCGgtcgccgagatggcggTTAAGGGCGTCAAGGCTGGCGGCAAGATCGAGGTTATGGTCCACGTGAACCCAGATCTGGGTCTGCAGATCGCGGTGCGTGAGGTCGGTGGCCAGAACGCCGTGCGCGGTGCTATCAACGGCTCTGCTTAAGTAGTGCCTTTTGTTCAAAAAttgcttttttttgttatGTGATGATGGCATACATGATTGATAGAAGCTGttgttccttttttttcGCCTCTGTTCTTTCCATTTTACCTTATATAGATCTCAATCTGGATGTAGCCAATGATAACTTGGTTCCCTTTGGCCATAGATCCCCAATCTATAAAGTCTATAGATCTGCTCGAGGAGACAGACATTACTCGGTGATTCAGAACCAGTACTCAATAATCTAAGACAAGACATTATATTACAACTAGTAGAGTAAGTTGGAAATCTCTCGCAAGAAAAAACCATAAAACCATAAGATACCCGGATAAACAccgagtggaaggagaatcACCAACAGATGAAACTCGTAAACAAAACTCCGCAAAACCTTGCGAGAAACACAGGAGATGCCATCATCATAATGATGAACACCGGAGGCAGGTGTGATGTAACGATCGTGAACAGTTCGTAAGGCATGGCATGACACCGATGATGATAGTGAATGTGATGTATGGGCGGGAAGAAGAGTGAACTAGTCGGCGTCTGTttctccagcgccgcatAAGCAAGGCCTTGCTCTGGCCAAAATCAAAGACGAAGACAAAATAAATCTCACCGCAGACAACAATAAGTTTCAAACGGGATATCATTGAAGAAGGGGCCAGTCAATCAGTCGGGTATGTCAACACAAACAACCGAAAAGTCGAATCTGAATCGATGGATCTTTTTTTCGTTTTTTTGGAGATCCTCACCCCGAGAGAAAGCGGTATAACCCACTTCCCCTAAGCATAAGAAGAAGACTCCTTCTTATTAGCAGCGCTTTGACTGCGCACGCTATTCGAGCGctgcgaagaaaagaacccGCGACGCCGTTGCTCGCGCCCACTGTAGCCGGGATCTTTGCGGCCCACCGCACCGCCAAGGCCGTAGAGTAGACAGGATAGAAACAGGCAGGCTGTCGCGGTCCACATAAAAGCGAAGGCTTTGACACCCAGGCTGGCGGACTGGCCGTTGCGGTTGAATGCGCTTCGGCCTTGAACGAAGACGGCGCTATAACCCAATTGTTAGTTTCGCGAATTATTGTAggggggggagagagagagagaaagcaCATACGTCATGAGACAGGTCGTGATGGCTTGGAAAGTTAGGGCTAGCCAAGCCAGCAGGCCGGAGATGTAGCTGCCGATGCGAGTGCACAAGGCCAGCAGGCCGGTGAAGAGGGCCAGGACTGCGAAGAACAGGCCGATGATAATGAAGGGGAACATGAAGCGCGAGGTGAGGAAGTAGTGGTTTGTTCTGGGGTGGTTCGTTAGTTTCGGGACTTGGATATAGATGGCATACAATCCACATACCCAATGAACTCGTGCGGCACATTGACCGTGGTATTAAAGTTGCGATGGCTTGGC is part of the Penicillium psychrofluorescens genome assembly, chromosome: 4 genome and encodes:
- a CDS encoding uncharacterized protein (ID:PFLUO_006982-T1.cds;~source:funannotate), whose product is MTTPLVLLPGEEVPSDHLPPTKNNNPLKLGPGLRLLSQPSTSAAAGHVLTATQAGLLTTDAKRNTVSLLSFSNRRYLPTTNDLIIAQIHHSSADYFHCMVTPHTAHALLGQLSFEGATKKTRPMLKQGELVYARVLSVGIGAGAEVELTCVNPATGKAEPGGLGPLVGGMVFDVSTGMAARLIRASSASPDQTDAVEGLVVLSELDKKLESVGGFEIAVGRNGKVWVDCSNAGDSAIQATVAIGRCLQQTDEGNLSTSEQKKLVSRILREMKIG
- a CDS encoding uncharacterized protein (ID:PFLUO_006983-T1.cds;~source:funannotate), translating into MGDAANGVSAETERFAIGISFGNTSSSIARISSEGKAEVIANEEGDRQIPSILSYIEGEEYHGTQAKAQLLRNPNNTIAYFRDYLGKDFKSIDPTPCHQSAHPQQSDSTVAFSVRDSPSSETPNIVTVSEVTTRHLRRLKQSAADFLGKEVNAAVITVPTNFSDAQREALVAAAKEAGIEVLQLIHEPVAAVMAYDARPEATVTDKLVVVADLGGTRSDVAVVACRGGMYTILATAHDYELGGASLDQIIIDHFAKEFIKKHKTDPRENARGLAKLKSFGEGTRKTLSQTTNAQLSIESLADGIDYHSTVNRTRFELLSNKVFAQFTGLIEQVVKKADLDVLDIDEVIFSGGTSHTPKIAQLAHNIFPEKTNILAPSTSSTAINPSELSARGAAFQASLIQEFDSEDIEQSIHPMVTVTPHLSKAIGVEITSAASKTAFQPLLDAETAIPARRIAQYLAPKEGGDVLVRVCEGTRSIKVTKPEPKAKAEKPAQDDEDDSDFDDSEEEEDDLREVVWKAEKPVAEMAVKGVKAGGKIEVMVHVNPDLGLQIAVREVGGQNAVRGAINGSA
- a CDS encoding uncharacterized protein (ID:PFLUO_006984-T1.cds;~source:funannotate), giving the protein MALSRVGMGFLGLFFMAGAVLLIFLTLLGGARNTDPLNRIYFLEANTGNIPGAPPVSRWTFWALCSVKNGLNDCGSSHPDFPLDPPSHRNFNTTVNVPHEFIGTNHYFLTSRFMFPFIIIGLFFAVLALFTGLLALCTRIGSYISGLLAWLALTFQAITTCLMTAVFVQGRSAFNRNGQSASLGVKAFAFMWTATACLFLSCLLYGLGGAVGRKDPGYSGREQRRRGFFSSQRSNSVRSQSAANKKESSSYA